From Grus americana isolate bGruAme1 chromosome 22, bGruAme1.mat, whole genome shotgun sequence, the proteins below share one genomic window:
- the LOC129195365 gene encoding olfactory receptor 6F1-like isoform X2 → MSINMANGTNVEEFILLGFPGMWHFRVSLVVVFALTYSLSVSGNASIIALVWMNSNLHTPMYFFLCNLSFLEIWYTTGVVPKAIGVMLGTSQTISFSVCILQLFFLLSLGSTECFLLSVMAYDRYLAICYPLRYKSLMNSVLSARLALSSWLGGFLAVSLLAFLTSRLTFCGPHVINHFLCDIDSCLALSCSDTWSVELATFLVSIIVVVASCVLTLVSYIYIISSILRIQTAHGRKKAFSTCSAHLSVVTIWYGSTMFLYVKPSAQNSLDLNKLVNTFNTVVTPLLNPFIYTLRNKEVKQALRRAFQKK, encoded by the exons ATGTCCATA AACATGGCAAATGGGACAAATGTGGAAGAATTCATCCTTCTTGGCTTCCCAGGCATGTGGCATTTCCGAGTCTCCCTTGTGGTGGTATTTGCACTGACTTACTCCCTGTCAGTAAGCGGCAATGCATCCATCATAGCCCTTGTGTGGATGAACAGCAACCTCCATACCCCAatgtacttcttcctctgtAATCTCTCCTTTCTGGAGATCTGGTACACTACAGGTGTTGTTCCCAAAGCCATAGGAGTCATGCTGGGGACTAGCCAGACCATTTCCTTCAGTGTCTGCATCCTCCAGttgttctttcttctgtccCTAGGCTCCACTGAGTGTTTTCTCCTGtctgtcatggcctatgaccgctactTAGCCATATGCTACCCCTTGAGATACAAATCCCTCATGAACAGTGTCCTCTCTGCTCGGCTGGCACTCAGTTCCTGGCTGGGAGGCTTTCTGGCCGTCTCCCTGCTGGCCTTTCTGACATCCAGGCTGACATTCTGTGGGCCACATGTCATCAATCATTTCCTCTGCGATATAGATTCCTGCCTTGCCCTCTCCTGCAGTGACACATGGTCTGTGGAGCTGGCAACCTTTCTTGTCTCCATAATTGTTGTGGTGGCCTCCTGTGTGCTCACCCTGGTCTCCTACATATACATCATCTCTTCCATCTTGAGAATCCAGACAGCCCATGGCCGGAAAAAGGCCTTTTCCACTTGCTCTGCCCATCTCAGCGTTGTCACAATCTGGTATGGCTCCACCATGTTCCTGTATGTCAAGCCATCGGCCCAGAACTCCCTGGATCTGAACAAACTTGTGAATACCTTTAACACAGTTGTAACTCCTTTGTTGAACCCCTTCATTTACACACTCAGGAACAAAGAAGTGAAGCAAGCCCTGAGGCGAGCTTTCCAGAAAAAGTGA
- the LOC129195365 gene encoding olfactory receptor 6F1-like isoform X1, which translates to MFSLSQGDHGFIWKMVHEEMSFGSFPFFELMDLNTWENMANGTNVEEFILLGFPGMWHFRVSLVVVFALTYSLSVSGNASIIALVWMNSNLHTPMYFFLCNLSFLEIWYTTGVVPKAIGVMLGTSQTISFSVCILQLFFLLSLGSTECFLLSVMAYDRYLAICYPLRYKSLMNSVLSARLALSSWLGGFLAVSLLAFLTSRLTFCGPHVINHFLCDIDSCLALSCSDTWSVELATFLVSIIVVVASCVLTLVSYIYIISSILRIQTAHGRKKAFSTCSAHLSVVTIWYGSTMFLYVKPSAQNSLDLNKLVNTFNTVVTPLLNPFIYTLRNKEVKQALRRAFQKK; encoded by the exons ATGTTCTCCCTCAGCCAAGGGGACCATGGCTTCATCTGGAAGATGGTGCATGAAGAGATGTCGTTTGGATCATTTCCATTCTTCGAGCTG ATGGACCTCAACACTTGGGAGAACATGGCAAATGGGACAAATGTGGAAGAATTCATCCTTCTTGGCTTCCCAGGCATGTGGCATTTCCGAGTCTCCCTTGTGGTGGTATTTGCACTGACTTACTCCCTGTCAGTAAGCGGCAATGCATCCATCATAGCCCTTGTGTGGATGAACAGCAACCTCCATACCCCAatgtacttcttcctctgtAATCTCTCCTTTCTGGAGATCTGGTACACTACAGGTGTTGTTCCCAAAGCCATAGGAGTCATGCTGGGGACTAGCCAGACCATTTCCTTCAGTGTCTGCATCCTCCAGttgttctttcttctgtccCTAGGCTCCACTGAGTGTTTTCTCCTGtctgtcatggcctatgaccgctactTAGCCATATGCTACCCCTTGAGATACAAATCCCTCATGAACAGTGTCCTCTCTGCTCGGCTGGCACTCAGTTCCTGGCTGGGAGGCTTTCTGGCCGTCTCCCTGCTGGCCTTTCTGACATCCAGGCTGACATTCTGTGGGCCACATGTCATCAATCATTTCCTCTGCGATATAGATTCCTGCCTTGCCCTCTCCTGCAGTGACACATGGTCTGTGGAGCTGGCAACCTTTCTTGTCTCCATAATTGTTGTGGTGGCCTCCTGTGTGCTCACCCTGGTCTCCTACATATACATCATCTCTTCCATCTTGAGAATCCAGACAGCCCATGGCCGGAAAAAGGCCTTTTCCACTTGCTCTGCCCATCTCAGCGTTGTCACAATCTGGTATGGCTCCACCATGTTCCTGTATGTCAAGCCATCGGCCCAGAACTCCCTGGATCTGAACAAACTTGTGAATACCTTTAACACAGTTGTAACTCCTTTGTTGAACCCCTTCATTTACACACTCAGGAACAAAGAAGTGAAGCAAGCCCTGAGGCGAGCTTTCCAGAAAAAGTGA